The following are encoded together in the Zingiber officinale cultivar Zhangliang chromosome 8A, Zo_v1.1, whole genome shotgun sequence genome:
- the LOC122011335 gene encoding calphotin-like gives MALLEVPTSAAPAVPTPIVVTVPAVVPPAHPAPTPVEATAYQAPSPPVPTAHQAPTPAAVAPFLVPPPTVPPVTATYIDPAVPPATPASTYEAAPGLPPPVYPAVLPVAPALVVPSVPEVVATHLTDMVATRAQIPALAESMKSRFTLFRRETDPSVAQSWIETME, from the coding sequence ATGGCTCTTTtggaggtacctacctcggctgcaccCGCTGTACCCACCCCTATAGTAGTTACGGTACCAGCAGTGGTACCACCGGCACACCCGGCTCCTACTCCGGTCGAGGCCACTGCGTATCAGGCACCCTCGCCACCGGTGCCTACTGCACACCAAGCACCCACACCAGCAGCAGTTGCTCCATTTCTAGTtccaccacctaccgtacctccagtcaCGGCCACTTATATCgaccctgcagtgccaccagCGACACCTGCTTCAACTTATGAAGCAGCACCGGGACtacctcccccggtctatccagcggtactacctgtagcaccagctctagTGGTTCCATCAGTTCCTGAAGTTGTCGCTACCCATCTCACGGATATGGTCGCAACACGAGCTCAGATTCCAGCATTGGCAGAGTCAATGAAAAGTCGATTCACACTGTTCCGCAgagagactgatccgagtgtggctcagtcctggattgagacGATGGAGTga